Within Streptomyces antibioticus, the genomic segment TGCGCTGGCAGGCGGAGGCGCTGCGGGTGAGCCGTGAGGTGCTGCGGGCCCTGGCTGCCGCGCTGGGGCAGGACGAGGGCTACTTCGACCAGTGGTTCGACGACGAGGCGGCCGTCCATGTGAAGATCGTGCACTATCCCCCGCGCGCCGCCCAGGACGCCGATCAGGGCGTGGGCGCGCACAAGGACTACGGCTATCTCGCCCTGTTGCAGCAGGACGACATCGGCGGGCTCCAGGTGCGGCGCGAGGACGGCGGGTGGATCGACGCGGTGCCCGTGCACGACGCGTTCGTGTTCAACATCGGCGAGATGCTGGAGATCGCCACCCAGGGCTATCTGAGGGCCACTCAGCACCGGGTGGTCAGCCCGCAGCCCGGTGTCCACCGCTACTCGATTCCCTTCTTCCTCGGCCCGCGTCTGGACGCGGTGGTCAAACCCCTGCTCCTGCCACCGGAGTTGGCGGCGCTCAGTCGCGGCGTGAGCGACGACCCGGACAATCCGCTCCTGGCGGCCTTCGGGGAGAACGCCGTGGTGGGCTGGCTGCGTTCGCATCCGCGGGTGGCCGAGCGCTGGTGGTCCGACGTCCTGGCCCGGCGGGAGAACGCCCGATGAGCGACGGACGCTGGGGGTTCGAGACCCGGCAGGTGCACGCCGGCGCGGTGCCGGACCCGGCCACCGGCGCGCGGGCCGTACCGGTCCACCAGTCCGCGAGCTATGTCTTCCGGGACACCGCGCACGCGGCGGCGGCCTTCGAGCTGAGCGATCTCGCCACGCACGCGTACACGCGGCTGTCGAATCCGACGACCGCCGTGGCGGAGGACCGGATCGCGTCCCTGGAGGGCGGTTCGGCGGCGGTCGCCGTGGCCAGCGGGCAGGCCGCGACGAGCCTCGCCCTGCTCAACCTGGCCCGGGCGGGCGACCACATCGTGGCCTCGTCGTCCC encodes:
- a CDS encoding isopenicillin N synthase family dioxygenase, translated to MAQPAVLPVIDISRFRGPDSDRAAFLAELRSAAHETGFFYVTGHGVPRALRDEVLALARAFFALPEHQRLEIENVNSPQFRGYTRTGTEYTAGSPDWREQIDIGPERAALTTGPGDPDYVRLVGPNQWPSALPELRDTVLRWQAEALRVSREVLRALAAALGQDEGYFDQWFDDEAAVHVKIVHYPPRAAQDADQGVGAHKDYGYLALLQQDDIGGLQVRREDGGWIDAVPVHDAFVFNIGEMLEIATQGYLRATQHRVVSPQPGVHRYSIPFFLGPRLDAVVKPLLLPPELAALSRGVSDDPDNPLLAAFGENAVVGWLRSHPRVAERWWSDVLARRENAR